aaagtcataggaaatgagatcgATGACACGCGTCTCAATCCATATAGAAAAGAACACGTCATTAGATGCACtaaaatgtgaaggattgatttCTAGTCTACATaaaaataggaatccattcctacaaaccaaaaggCTTCAAAGGAGTTTTTCCTACAAAGTTCCAATCCTTTAcaattcctacaaaattcctatgaTCGAAAGGAGGCCTTAGTGATTTGTTGGATTCTAGTTAATTAATTCATCGTAATTGAGTTAACTATCTAGGAAATGTTGACTAATGCAGTTCAAACAAGTCCTTCTTCAAAAACTCTGtagaaaaaactttgaaaaaactCAAACAAATCCTTCTTCAATAACCCTGTAAAAAAACTTTCAAAAAAGAGGCCCtgttttttcaaagttttttttaCAGGGTTTTTGAAGAAGGATTTGTTTGAACTGCGCATTAGTCAACAAATCACTAAATGTCATTGAGCTTGGAGTGAACAGTAAATTCCgaaataaatcaaaaaaaagaaaaaatcagaaaaaaattgGGTGCAAACTTTCACAAATGTTGTCAGCGCATGGAAATTTTCAGCCTGAAATAACATTTGTGGAAGACATGACAAAAAAATAAACGCTCCAAAATGCTTAAAAAATTGCATTTTTTGAGTATTGATTTTGTTTTTTACCACGACTTTCAGGAATAACTTTTTATGATAAAAATTTTGTTTACTATTTTTTTACTGGTCATCAATGTGCATTTGAGCTCGGGTGTAGATACTTCGCATCCCGGGCCAAAAGTACCCTTCTACTCCCGAGCTCTCGGGCATGGAAGAACAAAGAATTGGAATTGTTACTGTATGCTTAAAAAAACCTGTCGACTGTGGTGGCCATGGCCGTGTTTGCAATGGTGTGGATGACCGTCTCCTTCCTCTCGCCATCCTTGAAGATGAGGATGGTGGGGATGCTCCTGATGCCATATCTCATGGCCACCTCCTGGTTCTGGTTCTGGACCGTGTTTACCCTCAGACATCTCAGTTTCCCAACATAGGCCTTGGCCAGGTCTGCGATGATGGGGTGCATCAAGCGGCACGGGATGCACCATGGCGCCCAGAACTCAACCAGCACCGCCGTCTCATTCCCCAGGACGACCTCGTCCCACgtctgctcctctacatcgcccatTGCAAGTGCAAATACAATGAACATGATTGTCTGTTCTTTTGTTTCAGAAGAAGAAATCAATGTACACTCATGCAGGGACGCTTCTTTCGTGTGTGATGCAGTTAATCATGTATGGAtcaatgttagaagggagagaggggttTGGTGGAAatcgttgttgtattgcttgagcctcgtgggcgtaTATATAGTGAGTACATGACctgcttggagtacaagacaaggttGGGATAAATCCTATACTTCCTAATAGTCACGATACTCAATattcccccgcagtcacaacggtagcgaaacagacggtgagactggagaagaatccgaaggcaagccgaaggACACCCCNNNNNNNNNNNNNNNNNNNNNNNNNNNNNNNNNNNNNNNNNNNNNNNNNNNNNNNNNNNNNNNNNNNNNNNNNNNNNNNNNNNNNNNNNNNNNNNNNNNNNNNNNNNNNNNNNNNNNNNNNNNNNNNNNNNNNNNNNNNNNNNNNNNNNNNNNNNNNNNNNNNNNNNNNNNNNNNNNNNNNNNNNNNNNNNNNNNNNNNNNNNNNNNNNNNNNNNNNNNNNNNNNNNNNNNNNNNNNNNNNNNNNNNNNNNNNNNNNNNNNNNNNNNNNNNNNNNNNNNNNNNNNNNNNNNNNNNNNNNNNNNNNNNNNNNNNNNNNNNNNNNNNNNNNNNNNNNNNNNNNNNNNNNNNNNNNNNNNNNNNNNNNNNNNNNNNNNNNNNNNCATCACGAAAGTTGTGGCCGGAGTGAAAgcggacgaggttgctcaagcaaggcgataGCCCTTTGTGCTGTTTGTCGAAGTAGCCGAGAACGTAGgatggtgtagccgtggtcgaggtagccgtgcgagggACGCCGTGATCGATGTCGAGTCGGGATGGCCAGTGCCGAGGCAGTCGCCGTGGACCGGGAAAaagagcggtggcggcggcggcctgaggaggaggaggaggcggcggctaggaGCGCGGCGTCGGTGCTTGAAGTAAGCGAAGAAGAACCCGACAACGTGACGAAGACTGGCGCAGACGGTGGCGTTCCTGCGCCTAGGAAGACGGCGCGACGCATACCACACAGGAGTCGACGCGCGTGGACGGCGAAGTGGACCGCGTGCCGCGACGCTATGGCTTGAAGGGGCGACGGAGCGGCAGCGCACGGGTCGGGGCGACGACGGGGAAGACCTCAGGGCGGAGCCGCGGAGGAAGGGACcgtgtgccacgctcgctacggcccgatggGGAGACGTAGCGGCAACGCGAGGGCCGGTGCATCCACGGAGACGATCTAAAGTGGATAGGCCTCGAGGCGGCGGTGGACCTCGGGCCGCGACACTACAGCCCAATGAAGACCGCGTGCCATGCTTGCTACGGCGCGACGGGGAAATGCAGCGgcagcgcgagggtcggtgcatTCACGTGGATGGCCTGGAGCGGACGGTCTTGGGACGACGGTGACTGCGGGCCGCATCATTACGGTCCGAAGGGGCGACACATCGACAACGCGCGGGGCGATGTAGTGGCGGGAAGAACCATGGAGCGGCGACAGTGCGGTCCAAAGAAACGATGCAGTTGCAGCCCGTTGCTCGATTGACGGAGATATGCGGGTACTCGACGGAAATCTTCACAGGAATTTGCGGAGCTGCACGTGTACGGTCAATCAGACCCATTGATCAGATCAGACACACGTTGGGCAACCATGCAAATCTGTACACACGCGTTTATGCAGGGAGAACCAATGCACATGCATGCCACCAATCAAGCGTCAAGTGTAGCACGGTGCCATGCGGGATACATCAGTGACCATGCACCGCGTCAGGCCACTGCGGCGCCGGACAAGGGCCAGCGCTGCCGCCAACGCACGCGGACAGGACGAGGCACCCTCGGGTCAGCGCAAGCATACGCGAGTGGCCTCCGCGCTAGCACTAGCCGTTTGAAGAAGATGAAGACACCTGCGGAGTACGCGTCGTTGACGAAGGACTGCGGCGGACCACTCAAATCGATACTCGAtcggaaaacaaaaaaaagaaaacgcCGAttaaacaaacggcgaaagaaaaaaaattcagatcaaagcaTCGTGAAAAAAAGACTCTCTAGAGCAGTCGGTCAACATgatcggcggacgaaccctaggaacGGGCGGCGCGGCTCCCGACggtggtcatggaggccgaccgccccgggggcggcacgcaggtgcggaagcggcaggcggcggctagggtttggatcggttaggttgataccatgttagaagggagataaGGGTTTGGTGGAAAtcattgttgtattgcttgagcctcgtgggcgtaTATATAGTAAGTACATGATTTGGTTGGAGTATAAAGACAAGGTAGGGATAAATCCTATACTTCCTAATAGTCACGATACTCAACATCCTCCGCAGTCATAACAGTAGCGACACAGACAGTgaaactggagaagaatccgaagacaAGCCGATGAACAGTCAAGAATTGTGGATTCTAGATATGTAGATGCAACGAACTGGGGAGCTAGCTAGAGAAAAGACAAGCAGCAATATCTAACGCTTAGTGCACTAGAATTAGTATGTGCCACCTCATAGTTCACCAATTCACTACCCTGTGATTTTATTTTGGCTACTAGCTAGTTCACAGTGACACTAGAAGCAGACGGCAGAAACTTGAGATTCATATGTGTTACATATAACAATACTAAAG
This portion of the Triticum dicoccoides isolate Atlit2015 ecotype Zavitan chromosome 7A, WEW_v2.0, whole genome shotgun sequence genome encodes:
- the LOC119334177 gene encoding thioredoxin M5, chloroplastic-like produces the protein MGDVEEQTWDEVVLGNETAVLVEFWAPWCIPCRLMHPIIADLAKAYVGKLRCLRVNTVQNQNQEVAMRYGIRSIPTILIFKDGERKETVIHTIANTAMATTVDRFF